CCCGACGTTGTTGACGTCAGCAGCCTGGCGAGCAAGGGCCTGTTTACCTACGACCCGGGCTTCATGTCCACTGCCTCCTGTGAATCCAAGATCACCTATATCGATGGCGCCAAGGGCGTACTGCTGCACCGCGGCTACCCCATCGAGCAGCTGGCGGAAAAGTCTGACTATCTGGAAACCTGCTACCTGCTGATGAATGGCGAACTGCCCAGCCCCGAGCAGAAGAAGGAATACGTCAACAGCATCATGAACCACACCATGGTCCATGAATCTCTGGTCAACTTCTTCAAGGGCTTCCGCTACGATGCCCACCCGATGGCCATGATGTGCGGCGTTGTCGGCGCCCTCGCCTCCTTCTACCACGACTCCCTCGACATCACCGATCCCGAACACCGCAAGATCTCTGCGGATCGCCTGATTGCCAAGATGCCGACCCTGGCCGCCATGTGCTACAAGCACAGCAAGGGCCAGCCGTTCATGTACCCGGACAACAGCCTCAGCTACTCCGAGAACTTCCTGCACATGATGTTCGGCAACCCTTGTGAGCCGAGCAAGATCGACCCGGTTGTGGCCAAGGCCATGGACGTGATCTTCCTGCTGCACGCCGACCACGAGCAGAACGCCTCTACCTCTACCGTGCGTCTGGCCGGCTCCTCAGGCGCCAACCCCTTCGCCTGTATCTCCTCCGGTATCGCCACCCTGTGGGGCCCGGCACACGGCGGCGCCAACGAAGCGGTACTGAACATGCTGCAGGAGATCGGCGACGAGAGCCGTATCGACGAGTACGTGGCCAAGGCCAAGGACAAGAACGACCCGTTCCGCCTGATGGGCTTCGGTCACCGCGTGTACAAAAACTTCGACCCGCGCTCCCGCGTGATGCAAGGCATCTGCGACGAAGTACTGGGTGCCATGGGTGCCGAGAACGATCCGCTGCTGCGCATCGCCAAAAAGCTGGAAAAGATCGCGCTGGAAGACGAGTACTTCGTCGAGAAGAAACTCTACCCGAATGTGGACTTCTACTCCGGCATCATCATGAAGGCGATCGGAATCCCCACCGACATGTTCACCGTGATCTTCGCCACCGGCCGTACCGCTGGCTGGATTGCGCACTGGAACGAGATGATCTCCAACCCGTACAAAATCGGCCGCCCGCGCCAGCTGTACACCGGCTACACCGCGCGCGACTACGTTTCTGTGGAAGATCGCTAAGCGCATCTCCCCTGAAACAAAAAACCCGGCAAATGCCGGGTTTTTTTGTGCTCGCCATTTCCTTCGAAAGATGAAATGGCGCCTCCATTGCTTGTTACGGCAGGTTGTGCACGTGGCTACCCACCGGGCCCGAGAAGATTCCCCCGTCGTGCATATCCCAGTTGATGGACCAGGTCATCACACCATTGAAGGTCGGGTACGCTTGTGAAGGGGTCAGCGTGTCGCAGTTCAGCTGCTGGGTCAGGCAGTCCAGCGCACGATTGATATCCCCAGTGGTGGCAAAACCGCTACCTGCCGCGCGGGGCCCTGAGGGGAGCGCCAGGCCTACCTGCTCCGGGCGCAGCCCTTCAAAGAAGCCGGCGTTACCGTAGCCCAGCGGGAAGCCCTCAATCAGCATAAGCGCCGAAGACACCATCATATCCACCGAGCCGGCCGCATACGCCTGCCCGCGGTACGGCGTGGCAAGCCCACCGTTGTTGTACAGCTGCACATGCAACAGGTCCAGCTCATCACGCAGTTGGTCGATCATCGGCAGGTACGCGCCCCAGATACCGGTGTAAGACACATAGCCGCCCTGCACATAGGGGTGCTCTGGGGCCATAGACAGATACATGCCGGGATAACGCTGTTTTAACTGCTTGACCGCATTCACCATGTTCTGGATCACCGGTGCACCATGCATCACACCAGCGCCGGATTCCAGGTCGATGTCGATACCGTCAAAGCCGTACTCGTCAATCATCGCCGCCGTGCTGTTGACGAAGTTAGCCACGTTCTCCTCTGTGTTCAGCGTTACCGTGCCCTTCTCGCCTCCGTAGGAAGCAATCACGATTTTGCCCGCCGCGCGCTTGGCGGCCACATCGGCAATAAACTGCTGCTTGTCGAGCCCCGGATCCAGGTTGAACGCAATATTGCCGTTGCCCGCATCGTCCACAAACGCCACTACGATGACATCCCACACATCGGAGACTTCGCTAATCCTGTACAGGCCGGAACCGTTATCAAAGTTGTGCCAGTAGCCCACCAATGCGTGCTTCGGCAGCAGGCCGCTGTTGCCCCCAGAGGAAGATCCGCCCGAAGAGCTAGAAGAACCGGAGCTGCTGGAGGATGAGCTGGAACCGCCACCGGAAGAGCTACTGGAGGAAGAACTGCCACAGCTGCCAACCTGACTCCAGGCATCTTCCCAGTGGGCGCCCTCCCCGGGCGCATAGGCCCAGGCCGCGCTGGAGGAACACCAGCCGGCGATATTGCACTGAAATTCCTGCCCAACGTTTTGTACCAATTGCCCTGCCACATAACTGGTGCCCGCCACGTACTGCAGCGAAGTGCAGGAACCGCCACCGGAGCCACCACTGGAGCTTGAGGAGCTTGAGGAGGAACTGGAAGACGAACTCGAGGACGAGCTGGAAGAAGAGCTTGAGGATGAACCGCCATCGCAGGCACCATCGTACTTCCAGTGCGCCCAGGTGCCCGAGTGTGTTACCGGGTCATTGTTCTGGGTCCAGTAGTTGGCGGTATAGGCGTTGCCCAGGTGCTGTACCGAATTGCCACCCACATAGATGGCGCTCGCCTCCCATTGTGGGCGGGCACTGCAGTCCACCGCCGCTGCCTCGAACGCGAGCAGCCCGAGTACGAGCAAGCTCAGTAATTGCCTTTTCATAGTGTTTTCTCAGGTTATTTTTAAGATCTGTCGAAAGAACATCGAAAAGAACAGAGGGCGCCGTGGCGCCCTCTGGTTGCTGCTTACTGCTTAGTTACAGGTTGCGTCGCCGATCTCCTCCCAGTCGGAAGAACTGCTCGGGTCTTGCCCCTGGGTCCACCACTTGGCACGGTAGCGTTTGCCGTTGTGGTTCACTTCGTCACCCCCGTTGTAGGCGGTGCTGGCATTCCAGGGCACTTCCACATCGCTGACCAGTTTCCAGTCGGCAGCACTGAAGCCGGGCTCCTGCTGGGTCCAGTACTTGGCTTCCCACACCAGATTATCAAAGCTCACCCGATCACCACCGAGGTAGGTGCTACCGGACTGCCACGCGGGGAAGTTACCCGCATTCGGGTCGGTCATGTCACAGCCACCAC
Above is a window of Microbulbifer salipaludis DNA encoding:
- the gltA gene encoding citrate synthase; its protein translation is MSDKKAQLTVDGIDAPFDLPVYSGTAGPDVVDVSSLASKGLFTYDPGFMSTASCESKITYIDGAKGVLLHRGYPIEQLAEKSDYLETCYLLMNGELPSPEQKKEYVNSIMNHTMVHESLVNFFKGFRYDAHPMAMMCGVVGALASFYHDSLDITDPEHRKISADRLIAKMPTLAAMCYKHSKGQPFMYPDNSLSYSENFLHMMFGNPCEPSKIDPVVAKAMDVIFLLHADHEQNASTSTVRLAGSSGANPFACISSGIATLWGPAHGGANEAVLNMLQEIGDESRIDEYVAKAKDKNDPFRLMGFGHRVYKNFDPRSRVMQGICDEVLGAMGAENDPLLRIAKKLEKIALEDEYFVEKKLYPNVDFYSGIIMKAIGIPTDMFTVIFATGRTAGWIAHWNEMISNPYKIGRPRQLYTGYTARDYVSVEDR
- a CDS encoding glycosyl hydrolase family 18 protein, with the protein product MKRQLLSLLVLGLLAFEAAAVDCSARPQWEASAIYVGGNSVQHLGNAYTANYWTQNNDPVTHSGTWAHWKYDGACDGGSSSSSSSSSSSSSSSSSSSSSSSSSGGSGGGSCTSLQYVAGTSYVAGQLVQNVGQEFQCNIAGWCSSSAAWAYAPGEGAHWEDAWSQVGSCGSSSSSSSSGGGSSSSSSSSGSSSSSGGSSSGGNSGLLPKHALVGYWHNFDNGSGLYRISEVSDVWDVIVVAFVDDAGNGNIAFNLDPGLDKQQFIADVAAKRAAGKIVIASYGGEKGTVTLNTEENVANFVNSTAAMIDEYGFDGIDIDLESGAGVMHGAPVIQNMVNAVKQLKQRYPGMYLSMAPEHPYVQGGYVSYTGIWGAYLPMIDQLRDELDLLHVQLYNNGGLATPYRGQAYAAGSVDMMVSSALMLIEGFPLGYGNAGFFEGLRPEQVGLALPSGPRAAGSGFATTGDINRALDCLTQQLNCDTLTPSQAYPTFNGVMTWSINWDMHDGGIFSGPVGSHVHNLP